Within Longimicrobium sp., the genomic segment GGAAAAGACGGGGATGGGAACGGATGATTCCAAATAGAGCCGCCGCGGCGCGTGGCTGCAAGACCGAAAGCGCGGACCCGGGTGAAATGGAACGGAGGTACGGAGAGCTCGCCGCGGGGTGAGTTCTCCGTGCCTCCATTCCTTTGTGTCTCCGTGTGAAATCCTTCCCGCCCAGTCTACGCCAGCACGCCGCGGAAGCGCGCCGGGCTCGCGTCGAAGCCGGGGAACACGCGGTCCAGGTGCGTGGCGCCCAGGTGCTTCCCGGCGACCTCGGCGAAGACGTCGCGGAAGTCGGTGGTCACCTTCAGGTCGCGGCCTTCGTGCAGCTGCTCGGGCGCCAGCCCCGGCCAGTCGCCCAGCACGCGGCCTCCGCGGACGTCGCCGCCGAGGACGAACATGCAGTTGGCGTGGCCGTGGTCGGTGCCGCCGGTGCCGTTCTCGGCCACGGTGCGCCCGAACTCGCTCATGGTCAGGATCACCACGTCGCGCATGCGCTCGCCCAGGTCGTCGTGCAGCGCGCGGATCCCCTGCGCCAGCTCGCCCAGCCGCCGCGCGAGCTGCCCGTCCGGCCCGCCCTGCGCCACGTGCGTGTCCCATCCCCCCAGGTCCGCGAAGGCCACCTCCACGCCCGCCCCCGCCTTCACCAGCTGCGCGATCTGCCGCAGCGAGCGCCCGAAGTCCGTCGCCGGGTAGCGGATGCCGGCCGCGGGCTCGTAGCGCGCGGGGTCGATGCGCTTCAGCAGCTCGGCCGCCTCCAGCCCCTCGCCCGCGGCGCCGCTGACCACGTCGCCGTGCTCGTTGCCGTACATCCGCGCGAAGGTGCCGGAGAGCGACGCATCACGCCCGCCCGCCACGCCGAAGCGGTCCAGGTCGGCGATGGCCAGCGCGGGCGCGGCGCCGCGGAGCGAAAGGGGGAGCTCGGCACCCATCGCCACGCCGCGGAGCGCGGCCTGACCGGCCACGTGGTCGGCGGCGTGGGCACGCGGATCGGCCAGGGTGCGGCCCGCGCACTCGCCGCACTCCGTCTCGCGCAGCACGCGGTTCAGCCACCCGTCGGCCGCGCGCCGGTCGGGCGAGGCGGTCTCCATGATGTCCTGCGCCTCGAAGTGCGAGCGCGAGGGGTTGGGCGAGCCCGCGGCGTGGACGATGGCCAGCTCGCGGCGGCGGTAGAGGTCGAGCAGCGGCTCCAGCGAGGGGTGCAGCCCGAAGTGCCCGTCCAGGTCCAGCGCCCCGCGCGCGCCGCGCTTCGCGGGGTCGGGGATGGCGATGGAGCGCCGGGCCGCGTAGTACGCCGGGTCGCCGAAGGGCACCACCATGCTCAGCCCGTCGGCCGCGCCGCGCTGGAAGATGCAGATCAGCGTCTTCTTGCGCGCCGACGCGCGCGACTCGGCCAGGAGCGAGCGCGCCAGGAACTCGGGGGGCGTGGCCATCGCCAGCAGCGCCATGGCGCCGCCCTTCAGGAACACGCGCCGGTTGATCGGGTCGGTCATCTTCTTACAACTCCTTCTGATCGCACGTTCGGGCCGCGGTGCGTTTCCTCTGCGCCCGCGCCGCCCTCTCCCCGCGCCTTGGAGCGCTCGCCCTCTCCCGTTCCGGGCGAGGGGGGCTGTCCAGCATCGGCGCGGCCTGCAAACTCTGACGACGCCAATAGCTCCACGTGCCGGTGATGCCGGAAAGCTACCTCTCCCGGTACGGGAGAGGTGGACGGCCTAAGCCGGCCGGAGAGGGCGCGATGCGTGATGCGCGCGCCCCGGCCCGACCACGCTTCATCCTCCCGTCCCCCTACCGCCGCTGGAAGTCCGGCGAGCCGAGCAGCAGCCCCAGCGCCCGTGCCGCGCGCTGGCGCTCGTCCAGCTGCGCCTGCTGCCGCACGTCCTCGGCGATGGTGCGGACGAGGCGCGGGTCGGCGGCTCCCGGCATCACCATCCGCGCGAGGGCGGCGATCCGGGCGTCCGCATCGCGCGTTGCGAGGGCGAGCGCGAACCGCTGTTCGTCCAGTCGCACGCCGTCGACGCGGCCGGCGGCGAGCGCGAGGGCGAAGTTCATGCGGCCCAGCATCGCCCCGCTGTTCGTCCACTCGGCCGAGGTGTTGGGGTAGCCGGTGGGCGGCGTGGCGGCGTACGGCATCTGCCCCATCTGCCGCAGCGCCTGCAGCAGCCCGCGCGACGGCGAGACGTCCGCACCCGTCGCCCGCAGCGCGCCCGCGACGAACTCCAGCGGCGACTTCACCTTGGCGTCGCGCCAGCGCGGGTCGTTGAACTCGGGGGAAAGGAAGAGCGCGCGCGTCACCTCGCGCAGATCGCCGTCGGTGCGGGTGAAGACGGCGGCCAGGTGGTCGACCAGCGACGGCGGCGGGTCGTCGGCCACGAAGCGCTGCGCCAGCTGCAGGGCGATGTGCCGCGCGGTCGCCGGATGGCGGGCGAGGAGGTCGAGCACCGCCTCGCCGTCCTCGATGCCGCGCCCGGCGGGGAGGCGGTGCCCGAGCACCGTCTTCTCCCCCGGATCGTGCATCGCGGGGCGGAAGACGAAGGCGGGCTCCGCGCCGGCCGCGCGCCGGCCGCCGCGCTGGATGGTCCACCCGGTAAGCGCGCGGGCGACCTCGATCACGTCGTGCTGCGTGTAGCCGCCGTCCACGCCCAGCGTGTGCAGCTCCATCAGCTCGCGCGCGTAGTTCTCGTTGATCCCCCGCGCCCGCCGCCGCCCGGCCCCCGAGTCGCCGCCGGCCAGCATCCGCTCGCCCACGGCCGGATCCACGCCGCGGCGGCGGTACACCTCGGCGCGCTGCGCGGGCGTCATCGCCAGCAGGCGGCGGCGCGCGGCGTCGATCTGGCCGGCGTTCGGGTTCACCGAGTCCGGCACCATGCTCTGCGCGTTGTCGAGGTAGACGAGCATGGCCGGATGCTTCGCCGAGGCCTCCAGCAGGTCGCGGAACTTCCCGAACACGTGGGGACGGATCGCCTCGCGCTCGTACGCGGTCACGAGGTAGCGGTCCTGGTTCTTCCCGAAGAAGACATTGAAGTGGTTGAACCAGAAGTCGGTCATCACCTCTTCCAGCTGCCGTTCGCTGTAGACGGCGCGCTGGAGCCGGGCCCCCGCCGCGTCGACAAGAATGGCCTGCGGCCCGCGCGGTCGTGCCTGCCGCCGCCCCGCGGCGAACCCGGCGCCGTCCGCCCGCATCGCCATCGCCGCGGTGTCCCCGGCGGCGGCGCGGCGGCGGGCGCGGGGCCGGGCGCTGGTGGATTCATCCGCGCCGCCGCGATTCATCACCATTCCCGAATCTCCTCGCATTTCCTCACGGGCGCGGCGGGCGGAGTCGCGCTGGGCGCGCTGGGCGGGATTCGCCTTCGGGCGGGGATACGCGGCCAGCAGCTCGCCGGGCGACATCGCGGCGGCGGGGAAGGCGGCGAGGCGCCGCTGGAGCGCGGAGTCGTCGATGCGCTCGGGATGGAGCTGCCGGTCGAGCCATGCCTCGCGGCCCATCCGCAGCACCTCGGCCACGTCCCGCGGCCGCGCGCCGAAGGTGGCGCGCTGGAGAAGGTGCACCGCCCGCGCGCTGTCCTCGCGCGTGGGCGGTGCGTCCGCCGGGCGGCGCGCCAGCACCGGCCGCAGCATCGCCGCGCGACCCATCATCGGCTCGGCAACAGCGTCGTGCGGCGCGGCGAAGGCGCGGATCGCCTGCGCGGGGACGAGGCCCGCGAGCAGGAGCGCGCCCGCGAGAATGCCGCCGGTCGCGGCGGCGCGCCGTGCGGGCGAGGGAAGATGGTTCGGCTTGAGATCAGTCATGCTTGTGCCGCGGTGATGCGGAAACGCGAGCGGCGCCGGGA encodes:
- a CDS encoding DUF1501 domain-containing protein gives rise to the protein MTDPINRRVFLKGGAMALLAMATPPEFLARSLLAESRASARKKTLICIFQRGAADGLSMVVPFGDPAYYAARRSIAIPDPAKRGARGALDLDGHFGLHPSLEPLLDLYRRRELAIVHAAGSPNPSRSHFEAQDIMETASPDRRAADGWLNRVLRETECGECAGRTLADPRAHAADHVAGQAALRGVAMGAELPLSLRGAAPALAIADLDRFGVAGGRDASLSGTFARMYGNEHGDVVSGAAGEGLEAAELLKRIDPARYEPAAGIRYPATDFGRSLRQIAQLVKAGAGVEVAFADLGGWDTHVAQGGPDGQLARRLGELAQGIRALHDDLGERMRDVVILTMSEFGRTVAENGTGGTDHGHANCMFVLGGDVRGGRVLGDWPGLAPEQLHEGRDLKVTTDFRDVFAEVAGKHLGATHLDRVFPGFDASPARFRGVLA
- a CDS encoding DUF1800 domain-containing protein, producing MTDLKPNHLPSPARRAAATGGILAGALLLAGLVPAQAIRAFAAPHDAVAEPMMGRAAMLRPVLARRPADAPPTREDSARAVHLLQRATFGARPRDVAEVLRMGREAWLDRQLHPERIDDSALQRRLAAFPAAAMSPGELLAAYPRPKANPAQRAQRDSARRAREEMRGDSGMVMNRGGADESTSARPRARRRAAAGDTAAMAMRADGAGFAAGRRQARPRGPQAILVDAAGARLQRAVYSERQLEEVMTDFWFNHFNVFFGKNQDRYLVTAYEREAIRPHVFGKFRDLLEASAKHPAMLVYLDNAQSMVPDSVNPNAGQIDAARRRLLAMTPAQRAEVYRRRGVDPAVGERMLAGGDSGAGRRRARGINENYARELMELHTLGVDGGYTQHDVIEVARALTGWTIQRGGRRAAGAEPAFVFRPAMHDPGEKTVLGHRLPAGRGIEDGEAVLDLLARHPATARHIALQLAQRFVADDPPPSLVDHLAAVFTRTDGDLREVTRALFLSPEFNDPRWRDAKVKSPLEFVAGALRATGADVSPSRGLLQALRQMGQMPYAATPPTGYPNTSAEWTNSGAMLGRMNFALALAAGRVDGVRLDEQRFALALATRDADARIAALARMVMPGAADPRLVRTIAEDVRQQAQLDERQRAARALGLLLGSPDFQRR